Proteins co-encoded in one Arachis hypogaea cultivar Tifrunner chromosome 11, arahy.Tifrunner.gnm2.J5K5, whole genome shotgun sequence genomic window:
- the LOC112720292 gene encoding tryptophan synthase beta chain 2, chloroplastic has protein sequence MENQKTGSALSQRPDSFGRFGRFGGKYVPETLMFALTELEAAFHSLASDEDFQRELSGILRDYVGRESPLYFAERLTEHYRRGTGEGPQVYLKREDLNHTGAHKINNAVGQALLAKRLGKKRVIAETGAGQHGVATATVCARFGLECVVYMGAQDMERQALNVFRMRLLGAEVRAVHSGTATLKDATSEAIRDWVTNVETTHYILGSVAGPHPYPMMVREFHAVIGKETRKQALEKWGGKPDVLVACVGGGSNAMGLFHEFVDDDDVRLIGVEAAGLGLETGKHAATLAKGEVGVLHGAMSYLLQDDDGQIIEPHSISAGLDYPGVGPEHSFLKDVGRAEYYSVTDEDALEAFKRLSRLEGIIPALETSHALAYLEKLCPTLPNGTKVVVNCSGRGDKDVQTALKYLKD, from the exons ATGGAGAACCAGAAAACCGGTTCGGCCCTTTCTCAGCGACCCGATTCGTTCGGCCGGTTCGGCCGGTTCGGTGGCAAGTACGTCCCCGAGACTCTCATGTTCGCACTCACCGAGCTTGAGGCTGCGTTCCACTCCCTTGCCTCTGATGAAGACTTTCAG AGAGAGCTGAGTGGGATTCTTAGGGACTATGTTGGCAGGGAGAGCCCACTCTACTTTGCTGAGAGGCTGACGGAGCATTACAGGCGTGGCACCGGCGAAGGGCCGCAGGTGTACCTGAAAAGGGAGGATCTTAACCACACCGGCGCTCACAAGATCAACAATGCTGTTGGTCAGGCATTGCTTGCCAAGAGGCTTGGGAAAAAGAGAGTTATTGCGGAGACTGGAGCTGGTCAGCATGGAGTTGCCACTGCCACCGTGTGTGCTCGGTTTGGGTTGGAATGTGTTGTTTATATGGGTGCTCAGGACATGGAAAGGCAGGCTCTTAATGTGTTCAGGATGCGCCTTCTTGGTGCCGAG GTGCGAGCAGTTCATTCCGGAACTGCGACATTGAAGGATGCCACATCAGAGGCTATAAGGGATTGGGTGACAAATGTGGAGACAACTCATTATATCTTAGGTTCTGTTGCCGGGCCACATCCATATCCTATGATGGTACGAGAGTTCCATGCAGTGATTGGCAAAGAAACAAGAAAGCAAGCATTGGAGAAATGGGGAGGGAAGCCAGATGTACTCGTGGCATGTGTCGGTGGAGGCTCAAATGCTATGGGGCTTTTCCATGAATTTGTAGACGATGATGATGTTAGGCTAATTGGAGTGGAGGCTGCTGGACTTGGCTTAGAAACCGGTAAGCATGCGGCTACATTGGCAAAAGGAGAAGTTGGGGTTTTGCATGGAGCAATGAGCTATCTTTTGCAGGATGATGATGGACAGATAATTGAGCCCCACTCAATAAGTGCAGG ATTGGACTACCCTGGGGTTGGACCAGAGCATAGTTTCTTGAAAGATGTAGGACGTGCTGAGTACTACAGTGTTACTGACGAAGATGCACTTGAAG CCTTCAAGAGACTATCACGGCTGGAAGGAATAATTCCAGCTTTGGAGACATCGCATGCTCTTGCTTACTTAGAGAAGCTATGCCCAACCCTCCCAAATGGAACCAAGGTTGTGGTAAATTGCAGTGGCAGAGGGGATAAGGATGTTCAAACTGCGCTCAAGTACTTGAAAGATTGA
- the LOC112720294 gene encoding uncharacterized protein — protein METKEKIVMGMVALLLSAFGVSGWTGEIHGRVVCDVCGDSSLGPEDHVLEGAEVAVLCITKSGEVLNYQAFTDAKGIYTVAETMPESDRWDACLARPISGFHEHCTRLAEGSSGVKFSYNHPSGYSHTVRTFVYRPVNVPTYCI, from the exons ATGGAAACGAAGGAGAAGATAGTGATGGGTATGGTTGCGTTACTGCTTTCTGCTTTCGGCGTTAGTGGTTGGACCGGTGAAATCCATGGAAGAGTTGTTTGTGATGTGTGTGGGGATTCTTCTCTTGGACCTGAAGATCATGTTCTTGAag GTGCTGAGGTTGCTGTCCTTTGCATCACGAAGTCCGGGGAAGTTCTAAACTACCAAGCATTCACAGATGCTAAGGGGATTTACACAGTGGCCGAGACAATGCCGGAGAGTGATCGGTGGGATGCGTGCCTTGCCCGACCCATCAGTGGTTTCCATGAGCATTGCACCCGTCTCGCTGAGGGCAGTTCGGGGGTGAAATTCAGTTACAATCACCCATCAGGGTATTCACACACTGTCAGAACTTTCGTTTATCGACCTGTTAACGTTCCAACCTACTGCATTTGA
- the LOC112720295 gene encoding uncharacterized protein encodes MDNHHDEESFDTVIEAREEFMVSPSTGSNPTIRLAHFLKPTMSKTPSPRDSPPLPSNSNVIENVPCEVAFNGWLHPQQQWKTWVDLMKPKYEHVWVQAGIDKAIMASTFTINKNSEMLIVLAEKWCCETNTFIFPWGECTVTLEDMKLCGGFSVLGAPVSLSIETDEEKEIEAKLLAVRAMFFRSKARRADHHAWMMHFMENASSQVEHEAFLALWLSRFVFASKSHRSVLKCVFPLAVKLARGTRVALGPAVLASIYRDLRLLNSAIKGSAKTKNGGVTLWAPFQLVIVWALERFPALPPKPKMVEPSQPIMARWDRLKTMIDNNKLRSIMDPAGVKKDGFLWRPYKNSPPLKLYNTKYSWVCDNPDFHSELDSYIRCLRVSKLVGMSCIEQYFPNRVAMQFGMDQDIPDCTVPHRNKDPWMDYIRPVMDTNLLSALCARQPDVTLRYYAWWKRRKLGKEEGMKTGLGTGNLSRVSSRQVKGAGSYDSPSGLPSKRKRDQGVFNQRHELTIVERLSTSSNNRCFEDAVVQNKSTLSSSESVDNLPSLGAVFQAYGIMSSGVLNFVASDNVVGGSNIANVEDPKAEGSKKISNEDAKEGKPKAHKFCGTVETGFNKDGKGACHCIGEMASYLEYRILKLEKMHAKLKLAKFTPQNIKKLDPRHSVP; translated from the coding sequence ATGGATAATCATCATGATGAAGAATCATTTGACACCGTTATAGAAGCCAGAGAAGAATTCATGGTTTCACCATCAACGGGTTCAAATCCAACAATAAGACTCGCCCACTTTCTCAAACCCACCATGAGCAAAACCCCATCACCACGTGACTCTCCACCACTCCCTTCCAATTCCAACGTTATAGAAAATGTTCCATGTGAAGTAGCGTTCAATGGGTGGTTACACCCACAACAACAATGGAAAACATGGGTTGACTTAATGAAACCCAAGTACGAACATGTATGGGTGCAAGCTGGAATAGACAAAGCAATAATGGCTTCAACATTCACAATCAACAAGAACAGTGAAATGCTTATTGTTCTTGCAGAGAAGTGGTGTTGTGAGACCAACACATTCATATTTCCGTGGGGAGAATGCACGGTAACATTGGAAGACATGAAGTTATGTGGGGGTTTCTCTGTTCTTGGGGCTCCTGTTTCTTTGTCTATTGAGACCGACGAGGAGAAGGAAATTGAGGCGAAACTCCTCGCTGTGAGGGCAATGTTCTTCAGATCAAAAGCAAGAAGGGCTGATCATCATGCGTGGATGATGCACTTCATGGAGAATGCAAGTAGCCAAGTGGAGCATGAAGCTTTCTTGGCATTGTGGTTGTCAAGGTTTGTTTTCGCTTCTAAATCACATAGATCTGTTTTGAAATGTGTTTTTCCGCTTGCTGTAAAACTAGCCAGAGGAACTAGAGTAGCATTAGGACCTGCTGTTTTAGCTAGCATTTATAGGGACTTGAGATTGTTGAATAGTGCTATCAAGGGTTCAGCAAAGACGAAGAACGGGGGAGTTACTCTCTGGGCTCCTTTTCAGTTGGTAATTGTGTGGGCTTTAGAGAGGTTTCCGGCACTTCCGCCAAAGCCAAAGATGGTTGAACCAAGCCAGCCTATAATGGCTAGGTGGGATAGATTGAAAACAATGATTGATAACAACAAATTGAGATCGATTATGGATCCAGCGGGGGTGAAAAAAGACGGCTTTCTTTGGCGCCCGTATAAGAATTCTCCACCACTTAAGCTTTATAATACAAAGTACTCTTGGGTGTGTGATAATCCTGATTTTCATAGCGAATTGGATTCATACATTCGCTGCTTGAGGGTCTCTAAGTTGGTGGGAATGTCCTGCATAGAGCAATACTTCCCAAATCGTGTTGCTATGCAATTTGGTATGGATCAGGACATACCTGATTGTACAGTTCCTCATCGCAACAAGGATCCTTGGATGGATTACATCCGCCCTGTCATGGATACAAATTTATTAAGTGCATTGTGTGCCAGACAGCCAGATGTTACTTTAAGGTACTATGCTTGGTGGAAGCGACGGAAACTAGGCAAGGAAGAAGGCATGAAAACGGGATTAGGGACGGGGAATTTGTCACGAGTTTCGTCTAGGCAGGTGAAGGGTGCTGGATCATATGATTCGCCATCTGGTCTACCTTCTAAGCGAAAGAGAGATCAAGGGGTTTTTAATCAAAGGCATGAGCTTACAATTGTAGAAAGATTGAGTACTTCGAGCAACAATAGATGTTTTGAGGATGCAGTTGTTCAAAACAAGAGCACTTTGTCTAGTTCTGAATCTGTTGACAATCTTCCCTCACTAGGTGCTGTCTTTCAAGCATATGGAATAATGAGTAGTGGAGTTCTTAATTTTGTTGCAAGTGACAATGTTGTTGGAGGATCAAACATTGCTAATGTAGAAGATCCTAAAGCAGAAGGGAGCAAAAAAATTTCCAATGAAGATGCAAAAGAAGGCAAACCAAAGGCTCATAAATTTTGTGGTACAGTTGAAACTGGTTTCAACAAGGACGGAAAAGGTGCATGCCATTGTATTGGAGAAATGGCATCTTATCTTGAATACCGGATTCTGAAGCTTGAAAAAATGCATGCCAAGCTCAAACTAGCAAAATTTACCccccaaaatataaaaaaattagatccAAGGCATTCAGTTCCTTAG